A genomic window from Motacilla alba alba isolate MOTALB_02 chromosome 6, Motacilla_alba_V1.0_pri, whole genome shotgun sequence includes:
- the ZFAND4 gene encoding AN1-type zinc finger protein 4 isoform X2 — MANKKEPPFFNKDNMGPFHYKLPFYETMELFIETLTGTCFELRVSPFETVISVKAKIQRLEGIPVSQQHLIWNNMELKDDYCLDDYNISEGCTLKLVLAMRGGPVNTRRVPVKDPIREMAEYMDPARDKIWEKGPSNKQVTFLVYREGDRLNFFRVVDRGDGTLTPLSESLSGGSVYNFYADDEDETEASPSGQQIIENSITMNKMKLLKAKMENMNLSKKPKKTVKVKPRPPMTPRPSSGSVAAARHRFLRVLPHIGQSCLPPPGNLHQSESPQNALSALATLATAGRTMPATANHFLEEDDTWQRSSWSQPVNSIRLPPKISRVELENAKLPTNSIMTPVSSLPANSEKAPENVTSASEEDAVLFPNLANVELYGREEEHLPEPDAFTFLTEGSTAEQCSEIYDIRKVNPELELPDGDKDSKVVEQHRKPIGKVLSTAAMETGLLSTHELSPQKNLLLSPLRYSAQVAHHSTVKPQAQPRCFEAGNLRSTASPNVLRSLEVRSIADSSFPRTTRFCSVKVESLGKRPDVISKAEARDITDVASKASKEPASSVSNLGFLASLARSTNRESLQSSCGTDRFRTSGIALPTSLQHFQEESFRKTTPPNEAAEYILSAHGLGMNGSMAAVGKRVGEATHLPPVNGLIQAKKKISKHCFLCGKKTGLATSYECRCGNNFCATHRYAETHTCTYDYKSAGRRYLQETNPIISAPKLPKI; from the exons ATGGCCAACAAGAAAGAGcctcctttttttaataaagataatATGGGACCATTTCACTACAAACTTCCTTTCTATGAAACTATGGAGCTCTTCATTGAAACGCTTACAGGAACCTGCTTTGAACTGCGAGTTTCCCCCTTTGAAACAGTTATTTCTGTGAAAGCTAAAATTCAAAGACTGGAAG gTATTCCTGTCTCTCAGCAGCACTTAATTTGGAATAATATGGAACTGAAGGATGACTATTGTTTGGATGATTATAA catttcagaaggctgcacTCTGAAGTTGGTTCTAGCTATGCGAGGTGGACCTGTTAACACCAGAAGAG tTCCTGTAAAAGATCCTATCAGGGAAATGGCTGAATACATGGATCCTGCTAGAGACAAGATCTGGGAGAAAGGGCCGTCCAACAAACAAGTTACCTTCTTAGTGTATCGCGAAGGAGATCGCTTGAATTTCTTCCGTGTGGTTGACCGGGGCGATGGCACTTTAACACCCCTGTCTGAATCTTTGAG cgGTGGTtcagtttataatttttatgctgatgatgaagatgagaCAGAGGCATCACCTTCTGGCCAACAGATTATTGAGAATTCAATTACTATGAACAAAATGAAACTGCTCAAGGCAAAGATGGAGAACATGAATCTGAGTAAAAAG cctaAGAAAACTGTCAAGGTGAAGCCTCGCCCTCCCATGACTCCTCGACCATCGAGTGGCTCGGTGGCTGCTGCCCGTCACCGCTTTCTCAGAGTGCTGCCCCACATCGGACAGTCGTGCCTACCTCCTCCTGGGAATTTGCATCAGTCGGAATCTCCCCAAAATGCACTTTCAGCACTGGCTACTTTGGCCACTGCTGGTAGAACAATGCCAGCCACAGCTAATCATTTCCTTGAGGAAGATGACACTTGGCAGAGGAGCTCTTGGTCTCAGCCAGTCAATAGCATCAGGTTACCACCGAAAATATCTCGTGTTGAACTAGAAAATGCAAAGCTACCTACAAATAGTATTATGACTCCTGTTTCATCCCTGCCTGCAAATTCAGAAAAAGCACCTGAAAATGTGACCTCAGCGAGTGAGGAGGATGCGGTTTTGTTTCCAAATCTAGCGAACGTGGAACTATATGGAAGAGAAGAAGAGCATCTACCTGAACCAgatgcttttacttttttaacaGAAGGAAGCACTGCTGAACAGTGTAGTGAGATATATGACATAAGAAAGGTGAACCCAGAGCTTGAACTGCCTGATGGAGACAAAGATTCTAAGGTTGTAGAGCAGCATAGAAAACCTATTGGCAAagtgctgagcactgcagcaaTGGAGACTGGTCTTCTCAGTACTCATGAATTAAGTCctcagaaaaatctgcttttgtctCCCCTTCGGTATTCAGCACAAGTGGCACATCACAGTACTGTGAAACCACAAGCACAGCCCAGATGCTTTGAGGCTGGTAACTTGAGATCCACGGCCTCCCCAAATGTGCTTCGATCGTTGGAAGTACGCAGTATAGCAGACTCCTCTTTTCCTAGGACCACTAGATTTTGTAGTGTGAAAGTAGAGTCACTTGGCAAAAGACCTGATGTAATTTCTAAAGCAGAGGCTAGGGACATCACAGATGTGGCTAGCAAGGCATCCAAAGAACCTGCGAGTTCTGTAAGTAACTTAGGATTTCTGGCTTCGCTGGCCCGAAGCACAAACAGGGAAAGTTTACAGAGTTCCTGTGGGACTGACAGGTTTCGGACTTCTGGTATTGCACTACCTACAAGcctgcagcattttcaggaagaaagcTTTAGGAAAACTACACCTCCAAATGAAGCTGCTGAATATATTCTA tctgcGCATGGGCTTGGAATGAATGGAAGTATGGCAGCTGTAGGGAAAAGAGTAG GTGAAGCAACCCATCTTCCACCTGTGAATGGCTTAATtcaagcaaaaaagaaaatttcaaagcacTGCTTTCTTTGTGGCAAGAAAACTGGATTGGCAACCAGCTATGAGTGCAG ATGTGGAAACAACTTCTGTGCAACACACCGCTATGCAGAGACTCACACTTGCACCTACGACTACAAGAGTGCAGGACGGAGGTATTTACAGGAGACCAACCCCATCATTAGTGCACCAAAGCTTCCCAAAATTTGA
- the ZFAND4 gene encoding AN1-type zinc finger protein 4 isoform X3 codes for MELKDDYCLDDYNISEGCTLKLVLAMRGGPVNTRRVPVKDPIREMAEYMDPARDKIWEKGPSNKQVTFLVYREGDRLNFFRVVDRGDGTLTPLSESLSGGSVYNFYADDEDETEASPSGQQIIENSITMNKMKLLKAKMENMNLSKKPKKTVKVKPRPPMTPRPSSGSVAAARHRFLRVLPHIGQSCLPPPGNLHQSESPQNALSALATLATAGRTMPATANHFLEEDDTWQRSSWSQPVNSIRLPPKISRVELENAKLPTNSIMTPVSSLPANSEKAPENVTSASEEDAVLFPNLANVELYGREEEHLPEPDAFTFLTEGSTAEQCSEIYDIRKVNPELELPDGDKDSKVVEQHRKPIGKVLSTAAMETGLLSTHELSPQKNLLLSPLRYSAQVAHHSTVKPQAQPRCFEAGNLRSTASPNVLRSLEVRSIADSSFPRTTRFCSVKVESLGKRPDVISKAEARDITDVASKASKEPASSVSNLGFLASLARSTNRESLQSSCGTDRFRTSGIALPTSLQHFQEESFRKTTPPNEAAEYILSAHGLGMNGSMAAVGKRVVGEATHLPPVNGLIQAKKKISKHCFLCGKKTGLATSYECRCGNNFCATHRYAETHTCTYDYKSAGRRYLQETNPIISAPKLPKI; via the exons ATGGAACTGAAGGATGACTATTGTTTGGATGATTATAA catttcagaaggctgcacTCTGAAGTTGGTTCTAGCTATGCGAGGTGGACCTGTTAACACCAGAAGAG tTCCTGTAAAAGATCCTATCAGGGAAATGGCTGAATACATGGATCCTGCTAGAGACAAGATCTGGGAGAAAGGGCCGTCCAACAAACAAGTTACCTTCTTAGTGTATCGCGAAGGAGATCGCTTGAATTTCTTCCGTGTGGTTGACCGGGGCGATGGCACTTTAACACCCCTGTCTGAATCTTTGAG cgGTGGTtcagtttataatttttatgctgatgatgaagatgagaCAGAGGCATCACCTTCTGGCCAACAGATTATTGAGAATTCAATTACTATGAACAAAATGAAACTGCTCAAGGCAAAGATGGAGAACATGAATCTGAGTAAAAAG cctaAGAAAACTGTCAAGGTGAAGCCTCGCCCTCCCATGACTCCTCGACCATCGAGTGGCTCGGTGGCTGCTGCCCGTCACCGCTTTCTCAGAGTGCTGCCCCACATCGGACAGTCGTGCCTACCTCCTCCTGGGAATTTGCATCAGTCGGAATCTCCCCAAAATGCACTTTCAGCACTGGCTACTTTGGCCACTGCTGGTAGAACAATGCCAGCCACAGCTAATCATTTCCTTGAGGAAGATGACACTTGGCAGAGGAGCTCTTGGTCTCAGCCAGTCAATAGCATCAGGTTACCACCGAAAATATCTCGTGTTGAACTAGAAAATGCAAAGCTACCTACAAATAGTATTATGACTCCTGTTTCATCCCTGCCTGCAAATTCAGAAAAAGCACCTGAAAATGTGACCTCAGCGAGTGAGGAGGATGCGGTTTTGTTTCCAAATCTAGCGAACGTGGAACTATATGGAAGAGAAGAAGAGCATCTACCTGAACCAgatgcttttacttttttaacaGAAGGAAGCACTGCTGAACAGTGTAGTGAGATATATGACATAAGAAAGGTGAACCCAGAGCTTGAACTGCCTGATGGAGACAAAGATTCTAAGGTTGTAGAGCAGCATAGAAAACCTATTGGCAAagtgctgagcactgcagcaaTGGAGACTGGTCTTCTCAGTACTCATGAATTAAGTCctcagaaaaatctgcttttgtctCCCCTTCGGTATTCAGCACAAGTGGCACATCACAGTACTGTGAAACCACAAGCACAGCCCAGATGCTTTGAGGCTGGTAACTTGAGATCCACGGCCTCCCCAAATGTGCTTCGATCGTTGGAAGTACGCAGTATAGCAGACTCCTCTTTTCCTAGGACCACTAGATTTTGTAGTGTGAAAGTAGAGTCACTTGGCAAAAGACCTGATGTAATTTCTAAAGCAGAGGCTAGGGACATCACAGATGTGGCTAGCAAGGCATCCAAAGAACCTGCGAGTTCTGTAAGTAACTTAGGATTTCTGGCTTCGCTGGCCCGAAGCACAAACAGGGAAAGTTTACAGAGTTCCTGTGGGACTGACAGGTTTCGGACTTCTGGTATTGCACTACCTACAAGcctgcagcattttcaggaagaaagcTTTAGGAAAACTACACCTCCAAATGAAGCTGCTGAATATATTCTA tctgcGCATGGGCTTGGAATGAATGGAAGTATGGCAGCTGTAGGGAAAAGAGTAG TAGGTGAAGCAACCCATCTTCCACCTGTGAATGGCTTAATtcaagcaaaaaagaaaatttcaaagcacTGCTTTCTTTGTGGCAAGAAAACTGGATTGGCAACCAGCTATGAGTGCAG ATGTGGAAACAACTTCTGTGCAACACACCGCTATGCAGAGACTCACACTTGCACCTACGACTACAAGAGTGCAGGACGGAGGTATTTACAGGAGACCAACCCCATCATTAGTGCACCAAAGCTTCCCAAAATTTGA
- the ZFAND4 gene encoding AN1-type zinc finger protein 4 isoform X1, which yields MANKKEPPFFNKDNMGPFHYKLPFYETMELFIETLTGTCFELRVSPFETVISVKAKIQRLEGIPVSQQHLIWNNMELKDDYCLDDYNISEGCTLKLVLAMRGGPVNTRRVPVKDPIREMAEYMDPARDKIWEKGPSNKQVTFLVYREGDRLNFFRVVDRGDGTLTPLSESLSGGSVYNFYADDEDETEASPSGQQIIENSITMNKMKLLKAKMENMNLSKKPKKTVKVKPRPPMTPRPSSGSVAAARHRFLRVLPHIGQSCLPPPGNLHQSESPQNALSALATLATAGRTMPATANHFLEEDDTWQRSSWSQPVNSIRLPPKISRVELENAKLPTNSIMTPVSSLPANSEKAPENVTSASEEDAVLFPNLANVELYGREEEHLPEPDAFTFLTEGSTAEQCSEIYDIRKVNPELELPDGDKDSKVVEQHRKPIGKVLSTAAMETGLLSTHELSPQKNLLLSPLRYSAQVAHHSTVKPQAQPRCFEAGNLRSTASPNVLRSLEVRSIADSSFPRTTRFCSVKVESLGKRPDVISKAEARDITDVASKASKEPASSVSNLGFLASLARSTNRESLQSSCGTDRFRTSGIALPTSLQHFQEESFRKTTPPNEAAEYILSAHGLGMNGSMAAVGKRVVGEATHLPPVNGLIQAKKKISKHCFLCGKKTGLATSYECRCGNNFCATHRYAETHTCTYDYKSAGRRYLQETNPIISAPKLPKI from the exons ATGGCCAACAAGAAAGAGcctcctttttttaataaagataatATGGGACCATTTCACTACAAACTTCCTTTCTATGAAACTATGGAGCTCTTCATTGAAACGCTTACAGGAACCTGCTTTGAACTGCGAGTTTCCCCCTTTGAAACAGTTATTTCTGTGAAAGCTAAAATTCAAAGACTGGAAG gTATTCCTGTCTCTCAGCAGCACTTAATTTGGAATAATATGGAACTGAAGGATGACTATTGTTTGGATGATTATAA catttcagaaggctgcacTCTGAAGTTGGTTCTAGCTATGCGAGGTGGACCTGTTAACACCAGAAGAG tTCCTGTAAAAGATCCTATCAGGGAAATGGCTGAATACATGGATCCTGCTAGAGACAAGATCTGGGAGAAAGGGCCGTCCAACAAACAAGTTACCTTCTTAGTGTATCGCGAAGGAGATCGCTTGAATTTCTTCCGTGTGGTTGACCGGGGCGATGGCACTTTAACACCCCTGTCTGAATCTTTGAG cgGTGGTtcagtttataatttttatgctgatgatgaagatgagaCAGAGGCATCACCTTCTGGCCAACAGATTATTGAGAATTCAATTACTATGAACAAAATGAAACTGCTCAAGGCAAAGATGGAGAACATGAATCTGAGTAAAAAG cctaAGAAAACTGTCAAGGTGAAGCCTCGCCCTCCCATGACTCCTCGACCATCGAGTGGCTCGGTGGCTGCTGCCCGTCACCGCTTTCTCAGAGTGCTGCCCCACATCGGACAGTCGTGCCTACCTCCTCCTGGGAATTTGCATCAGTCGGAATCTCCCCAAAATGCACTTTCAGCACTGGCTACTTTGGCCACTGCTGGTAGAACAATGCCAGCCACAGCTAATCATTTCCTTGAGGAAGATGACACTTGGCAGAGGAGCTCTTGGTCTCAGCCAGTCAATAGCATCAGGTTACCACCGAAAATATCTCGTGTTGAACTAGAAAATGCAAAGCTACCTACAAATAGTATTATGACTCCTGTTTCATCCCTGCCTGCAAATTCAGAAAAAGCACCTGAAAATGTGACCTCAGCGAGTGAGGAGGATGCGGTTTTGTTTCCAAATCTAGCGAACGTGGAACTATATGGAAGAGAAGAAGAGCATCTACCTGAACCAgatgcttttacttttttaacaGAAGGAAGCACTGCTGAACAGTGTAGTGAGATATATGACATAAGAAAGGTGAACCCAGAGCTTGAACTGCCTGATGGAGACAAAGATTCTAAGGTTGTAGAGCAGCATAGAAAACCTATTGGCAAagtgctgagcactgcagcaaTGGAGACTGGTCTTCTCAGTACTCATGAATTAAGTCctcagaaaaatctgcttttgtctCCCCTTCGGTATTCAGCACAAGTGGCACATCACAGTACTGTGAAACCACAAGCACAGCCCAGATGCTTTGAGGCTGGTAACTTGAGATCCACGGCCTCCCCAAATGTGCTTCGATCGTTGGAAGTACGCAGTATAGCAGACTCCTCTTTTCCTAGGACCACTAGATTTTGTAGTGTGAAAGTAGAGTCACTTGGCAAAAGACCTGATGTAATTTCTAAAGCAGAGGCTAGGGACATCACAGATGTGGCTAGCAAGGCATCCAAAGAACCTGCGAGTTCTGTAAGTAACTTAGGATTTCTGGCTTCGCTGGCCCGAAGCACAAACAGGGAAAGTTTACAGAGTTCCTGTGGGACTGACAGGTTTCGGACTTCTGGTATTGCACTACCTACAAGcctgcagcattttcaggaagaaagcTTTAGGAAAACTACACCTCCAAATGAAGCTGCTGAATATATTCTA tctgcGCATGGGCTTGGAATGAATGGAAGTATGGCAGCTGTAGGGAAAAGAGTAG TAGGTGAAGCAACCCATCTTCCACCTGTGAATGGCTTAATtcaagcaaaaaagaaaatttcaaagcacTGCTTTCTTTGTGGCAAGAAAACTGGATTGGCAACCAGCTATGAGTGCAG ATGTGGAAACAACTTCTGTGCAACACACCGCTATGCAGAGACTCACACTTGCACCTACGACTACAAGAGTGCAGGACGGAGGTATTTACAGGAGACCAACCCCATCATTAGTGCACCAAAGCTTCCCAAAATTTGA